The nucleotide sequence TGGCCGGATCCGGCTGGGGAGAGCGCTCCGCGTGGTCGGCCGCGTCGTCGACGGTGGCCGCCACTTCCTGGCGCAGGCGCTCTTCTTTCGCCTCGTCCCACAGTCCGGCCGCCTCGAGGCGCTCGCGAAAGGCCGGGATGGGGTCGCGCCGGCGCATCTCGGCCATCTCGTCGGCGCTCCGGTAGATACGGTCGTCGTCGTCGCTCGAGTGGGGCACGAACCGGTAGGTGAGCGCCTCGACGATGGTGGGCCCTTCGCCGCCGCGCCCTCGCTCGGCGGCTTCGGCCACGGCCCGGTAGACCGCCAGCAGGTCCTGCCCGTCCACGGCGACGCCGGCGATGCCGTAGCCGGCCGCCCGGCGGGCGACGCCCTCGACGTTCATCTGGCGGCGCGACGGCACCGATATGGCCCACCCGTTGTTCTCGCAGAAGAAGACGACCGGCAACCGGTGGATGGCCGCGAAGTTGACCCCTTCATGGAAGTCGCCCTCGCTCGACGCCCCCTCGCCGAACGACACCAGCACGACGCTGTCCTCCCCTCGCAGCCGGCTGGCCAGGGCGGCCCCGGCCGCGTGCGGGATCTGGGTGCCCACCGGGCTCGAGCCCGTCAGGATCCGAAGTCTTCGGGAACTGAAGTGATTGGGCATCTGCCGGCCGCCGCTGTTGGGATCCGCCGCCCGTGCGAACGCGCTGAGCATCAGCTCCCGCGGGCTCATGCCCAGGGCGAGTACCAGGGCGATGTCGCGGTAGTAGGGCAGCACGATGTCGTGCCCCGCGCGAAGCGCGAGGGCTGCCCCGACCTGAGCGGCCTCCTGGCCCTGGCCCGTGATCACGAACGGAACCTTGCCCTGGCGCTGCAAGATCCACATCCGCTCGTCGAGGGCCCTGGCCAGCACCATCAGGCGGTACGCCTCCACGAGCTTCTCGGGCTCCAAGAGTGCGAGGTCGGGATCCGCCGTCGCCGCAGGCGATCGAGGCGCCATTGAGTCGCCCATGCCTTCTTCCAACCCCCTGCTGCCCGCAGCCCGGGTGAGCCGCAGGCCGTCGTGAAAGCGGTTACCCATTCTCCCCTGCCCAGTCTGGAAGCGGTTGCCCCGTACTTTCTCCCACCATGTCTGTCTTCTTGATAATGCATCTTTTTCGGTTCTGTTGCCAGTCCCCGGGACCCCGCCTGGCGTCCGCCGCATTGCACGACGGTGACGGACGTGGCATGCTAAGGCCAGCCATGCCACCACCTTCCCGGCCACCTCTACGCGCAGGCCCGGTCTCTGCGGGCCGTCTCGCCCGAGCGGGGGTCATCGCCGCGGCTTACGTCGCGGCGGCCGCAGCCCTCGGCCCGTTGAGCTTCGGCGTGCCGTTGGGGCCGGTGCTCGTGCAGTTCAGAGCAGCAGAGGCGTTGTCGGTGCTCCCCATCTTGTACCCGGAGGCCATCCCCGGCCTGTTCGTGGGAGTGTGGCTGGCTAACGTGCTGGGCGGTCTGGGCCCGTGGGACGTGTGGGGGGGAAGTCTCGTAAGCCTGCTGGCGGCCTGCGCAACGTGGCTGGACCGGCGCTCGTGGCGGGCTTACGTCTGGCCGGTGGCGGCCAACGGGGTGCTCATCAGCCTCTATCTCAGCGCCATCTTCGGGCTGCCGTACTGGAGCACGGCGCTCGGCATCACCCTGAGCGAGGCGCTGGTGGTAGGGGCGCTGGGTGTACCCCTCGTGCGCGTGCTCCGGCGCTTCAGCCCCCGGCCGAGCCGGCCGGAGGAGGCTCCTCGATCGCCCGGTGCAACAGGCGCTTGACGGCGCGCTCGAAGCGCCGGCGCGGCAGCAGCACGATGTGCCCGCACCCCAGGCAGCGGATGCGAATGTCCATCCCCGTCCGGATGACTTCCCACCGGTCCGAGCCGCACGGGTGGGGTTTGCGGGTCTGGACGATGTCGCCGAGGTAGAGCTTCATCGGCATGGCTGCTCTCTTTATACACCCGGCGGGGCTTCCCGGCCAGCCGGGCCATGGAGCTGGCTCGCAAGCCTGGCCCTGGACCTCCCGTTCGAAAATGGCCCGGCTTCCCTCCATTTCCGGAAGGGGAAGGTTCGCTGCGTCCGGAATCGGGCGCTGAGGATGGAAACGAAAAGAGGGTGGATTTCGGTGAGTTTGTTGCATACCCGCGAGCGGCGAGTCCCGTGGCTCGCAGGCCTCGTCGGGTTGGCCATCGCCCTGGGGCTGTTCGCCGCCGGGTACTTCACCTATGCGACCCTGGCCGCGCCCGGCAAGGACGTCGTGGCCCGGGTCAACGGCGACCCCATCACCAGGGAGCAGTTGACCTCCGAGCTGGAGCGCCAGGCGGGCAGTAGCATCCTCCAGCAGATGATCGGGCGGCGTCTGGTCCTGCAGGAGATGTCCCGCCGGGGCGTCCAGGTGGGGAAGGCCGAGATCGACGCGGAGATGGGGCGGATCCGGGACCAGTTCCCTTCTGCACAGGCCTATGAGGACGCGCTCAAGCGCTACGGCGTGACCGAGGAGGAGCTTCGCCAGGAGGTGGAGCTCAACCTCGGCGTGCGCGCACTGGGGCGGTTGGGTGTGAGCGTGAGCGACGCGGAGGTGCGCCAGTACTTCGACGCCAACAAGGAGAGCCTGGGCCAGCCCGAGCAGGTGCGGGTCCGCCACATCCTGGTGGGGACGCGCAAGGAGGCCGATGACCTGCTCAAGCAGCTCAAGTCCGGGGCCGCCTTCGACCAGCTGGCCAGGGAGCACTCGCTCGACCAGGCCAGCGCGGCCGAGGGCGGGGACCTGGGGTTCATCAGCCGGGGCGCGACCGTCGAACCCTTCGAGACCGTCGCGTTCAAGCTGAAGAAGGGCGAGTACGCCATCGCCCAGACCCCTTACGGGTTCCACGTGCTGCAGGTGACGGACCGGCGGGAGGCCAAGCCCGCGCAGTTCGAGCAGGTGAAGGATGAGATCCGGGAACGCCTGCTCGAGCAAAAGGCCCGCACCCCCGAGGAGATCCTGGGCGAGCTCACGCAGAAGGCGTCCATCGAGGTCTACGAGCCGCGCTACGAGTCGCTGGCGAAAAAGCCGCAGGACGGCCAGGGCTCCGGTAGCGGCAATGGAGGGCCTTCGGGGCAACCGCCCGCAGCCGCGCCCGGGCAGACCGCCCCGGCGCCGGTTCCTTCTCCGTGACGGCCCCGCGGTAGACCGGCGGCGTTGTGCAGCTGCAGGGCCGCAGGGTCGATCACCGAGCGCGGGCCCTCTGGCGGGCGGCGGCAAACAGGTGCGCCTGCGCGAGCCCGGCCAGCGGGCCCCAGCGCTCGCGGGCGAAGGTGCGCAGGCGGGCCGGCGCGACCGGACGACCCCCGAAAAACCTTCTCTCCACTGCTCGGCGCACCCAGCGGTCGACGGGAAAGGCGTCCCACCGGCCGTATCCGAAGAGCGCCACGCACTCGGCCACCTTGGGCCCGACCCCGGGTAAGTGCATGAGGTGCTCCGCCAGCTCCGGGGTCTTCATGGCGTGCCCCCGTTCCAGCCAAGCGGGTTGCTCGGCCAGCCGGGCAGCGGTGGCCGCAAGGTAGGCGGCCCGGTAGCCGAGGCCGAGGGACCGCAGGCGCTGCTCCCCGAGCGCCGCCAGTTGCTCCGGACGGGGCATCCCGTCGGGACCCGGCTCCCCTTGCTCGCAGACGGCCTGGACCATCCGCTTGATCCTGGCGATGTGGGTGTGAGAAGAGAGCAAGAACGAGAGCAGGGCCTCCCAGGGTGACACTCGGGAGATACGCAGCCCTCGCGTCGTTTCCACCACGTCGGCCAGGTCGGGATCGCGGCGGACCAGGTCGGCGTCGAGCGCCGCGTAGTTCCGCTCGAGATCGAGCAGGTCCCGGACTGCCCCTGCCGCCTCCGGCGGCTCGCCGGCGACGGTGCCCGGGGGTAATGCCGGGTCGCGGACGAGGCGGACGTGCCAGGGCCCCGCGAATCCCTCGAGCGCGTCCGCCGACTCGACCCACCAGCGGAAGGTCTGGCCTCCGTCCAGGGTGGCCACGAGGTCCACCGGGTAACCCCCTGCGTCGACCTCGGCGACGCGCACCAGGGGCAGGTCCGCGCTCACGCGGCCGAGCGGGGCACCTCGACCGGTACCGGCGGAGCCGCCCGCTCCTCCTCCACCACCCGGCGAGTCGTCCGGTCGATCACCAGCCGCCATCCCTCGCCGGGCAGCAGTGCTCCCGCCCAGACCGGGGCGCCGTCGGGCGCCTCGCTTCCCGCGAGGCCAACGGCGACGCCCGCGGGCGCCCCCGTGCTTTCCACTCCCCCCGCCTGGAAGCTCACACCCTCTCGCAGGACGAAGAGGACGATGCGCTGTTCGCTGTCGAACGCGACCCACAGCACGCGGCCTTCGGGGCTACGGACGACCCGTCCGCCCCGGGCGCTCGGGGGAAGGTCCGGAGGCAGGCCTGTGCCCTTTTCCGGCCGGACGACGACCTCGGCCGCCTCCCGGGGATAGACCTGGACCCTGTCGGAGCTCTTCGCCGGCAGGCTGGTATGGACCGTGCCCTTCCACCAGACGACGGACCCGCTGCCGCTCGCGAAGGAGAGATCCCGCGCCGCCATCCAGCTCCACCC is from Limnochorda sp. L945t and encodes:
- a CDS encoding DUF951 domain-containing protein, producing MPMKLYLGDIVQTRKPHPCGSDRWEVIRTGMDIRIRCLGCGHIVLLPRRRFERAVKRLLHRAIEEPPPAGSAGG
- a CDS encoding QueT transporter family protein, translated to MPPPSRPPLRAGPVSAGRLARAGVIAAAYVAAAAALGPLSFGVPLGPVLVQFRAAEALSVLPILYPEAIPGLFVGVWLANVLGGLGPWDVWGGSLVSLLAACATWLDRRSWRAYVWPVAANGVLISLYLSAIFGLPYWSTALGITLSEALVVGALGVPLVRVLRRFSPRPSRPEEAPRSPGATGA
- a CDS encoding thiamine pyrophosphate-dependent dehydrogenase E1 component subunit alpha, which translates into the protein MAPRSPAATADPDLALLEPEKLVEAYRLMVLARALDERMWILQRQGKVPFVITGQGQEAAQVGAALALRAGHDIVLPYYRDIALVLALGMSPRELMLSAFARAADPNSGGRQMPNHFSSRRLRILTGSSPVGTQIPHAAGAALASRLRGEDSVVLVSFGEGASSEGDFHEGVNFAAIHRLPVVFFCENNGWAISVPSRRQMNVEGVARRAAGYGIAGVAVDGQDLLAVYRAVAEAAERGRGGEGPTIVEALTYRFVPHSSDDDDRIYRSADEMAEMRRRDPIPAFRERLEAAGLWDEAKEERLRQEVAATVDDAADHAERSPQPDPATVMQHVFASSGRDGHPWRSSA
- a CDS encoding foldase protein PrsA, which produces MSLLHTRERRVPWLAGLVGLAIALGLFAAGYFTYATLAAPGKDVVARVNGDPITREQLTSELERQAGSSILQQMIGRRLVLQEMSRRGVQVGKAEIDAEMGRIRDQFPSAQAYEDALKRYGVTEEELRQEVELNLGVRALGRLGVSVSDAEVRQYFDANKESLGQPEQVRVRHILVGTRKEADDLLKQLKSGAAFDQLAREHSLDQASAAEGGDLGFISRGATVEPFETVAFKLKKGEYAIAQTPYGFHVLQVTDRREAKPAQFEQVKDEIRERLLEQKARTPEEILGELTQKASIEVYEPRYESLAKKPQDGQGSGSGNGGPSGQPPAAAPGQTAPAPVPSP
- a CDS encoding DNA-3-methyladenine glycosylase family protein, with the protein product MSADLPLVRVAEVDAGGYPVDLVATLDGGQTFRWWVESADALEGFAGPWHVRLVRDPALPPGTVAGEPPEAAGAVRDLLDLERNYAALDADLVRRDPDLADVVETTRGLRISRVSPWEALLSFLLSSHTHIARIKRMVQAVCEQGEPGPDGMPRPEQLAALGEQRLRSLGLGYRAAYLAATAARLAEQPAWLERGHAMKTPELAEHLMHLPGVGPKVAECVALFGYGRWDAFPVDRWVRRAVERRFFGGRPVAPARLRTFARERWGPLAGLAQAHLFAAARQRARAR